The sequence below is a genomic window from Leisingera sp. M658.
GCGGCGCCGATCCGTGTGGCCATGCCGTGCCACAGGTTGCCAACCGTCTCTTCGGGTTCCAGAAGGTCGAGAGCGTGGATCATGGCATCACCCGTAGACGCTGGCGGCGAGGTCGCGCAGCGCTTGGCTCACGTCTGCCTCGTCGCTGAGGGGTTCGATGATGGCGGCCTCCACCGCGCGCTCCACGCTCATGCCTTTGGCAATCAGCGTCGCGGCATAGATCAGCAGGCGTGTGGAGACCCCTTCCTCCAGATCCATGCCCGACAACTTGCGGATATGGCCCGCCAGCCGCACCAGCGCGGCAGAGCGGTCCGCGTCCAACCCGCTTTCAGACGCAACCACGGCGGTTTCGGCAGTGGCTTCGGGGAAGTCGAAGCTGATCGACAGGAACCGCTGCCGGGTCGAAGGTTTCAGCTTTTTCAGGATGTTCTGGTAGCCGGGGTTGTAGCTGGCGACCAGCATAAAGGGTTTGGGGGCTGACAGTTCCTCGCCCGTGCGGTCAATCACCAGGCGGCGGCGGTCGTCGGTCAAAGGGTGCAGCACCACGGCCACGTCTTTGCGCGCTTCAACCACTTCATCCAGATAGCAGATGCCGCCCTCGCGCACGGCGCGGGTCAGCGGCCCGTCCACCCAGACGGTTTCCCCGCCCTTCAGCAGGTAGCGCCCGATCAGATCGGCGGCGGACAGGTCGTCATGGCAGGCAACGGTGTGCAACGGCAGGCCCAGACGGGCTGCCATATGTTCCACGAACCGTGTCTTGCCGCAGCCGGTGGGCCCCTTCAGAAGAAGGGGCAGACCGTTGGCTTGGGCCATCTCGAAGACGGTGCATTCATCGCCTGCGGGACGGTAGAAGGGCACGGAAGGCATGTTCATCGCGTTCATGGCTTACTCTCCCGGTACGGCCGCGGGGCCGGGTTTGATGACTTCGCGGCGGACCACCACGGTTGCGTAGATGAACAGGAGCGCGCCCAGGACCACCACGACGCCAGAGCCGAGGCGCATCAGGTAGAACAGCCCCAGCTGGTCCTGCACATCCATGTAATAGTCGCCGACGATGCGCTGCATGTGGGTCTGGATGGTGCCGGCAAAGGTCAGCACAAAGGTCATAAAGGCCATGCCGCCGGTCATCAGCCAGAAGGACGCCATGTTCAGCACCTGGTTATAGGGATCGCGGTTGCGCAGATGCGGCATTGCATAGGTGAACATCGCCAGGTTCATCGCCACATAGGCGCCGTAAAACGCGAGGTGTCCGTGGGCGGCGGTGATCTGGGTGCCATGGGTATAGTAGTTCACCCCGTGCAGCGTGTGCAGGAAACCCCAGACGCCGGCGCCAAAGAAAGCCACGGTCGAAGCACCCAGCGACCACAGCAGCGCGGCCTTATTCGGGTGGTTCTTGCGGCCCTTCCAGACCATGACAAAGGCAAAGCTCATCATTGCGAAGAACGGGATCACTTCGAGGGTCGAGAAGATCGAGCCGACCCACTGCCAGTAACCCGGTGTGCCGATCCAGAGGAAATGGTGGCCCGTGCCGAGGATGCCGGAGAACAGCGCCAGGGCAACGATGACATAGAGCCATTTCTCCACCACTTCGCGGTCCACACCGGTCAGTTTCAGCATCAGGTAGCCAAGGATCGCGGCCATCACCAGCTCCCAGGTGGCTTCCACCCACAGGTGCACAACAAACCACCAGTACATTTTATCAAGGCTGAGGTTGTCCGGGTTGATAAAGGCAAAGATCCACAACAGCGACAGCAGCCACAGGCCCATCAGCAGGATGTTGGTGATCGCGGTTTTGCGGCCCGCCAGCACGGTCAGGGAGATATTCACAAGGAAGATCACCGCCGCAACCAGAATGCCGAACTTGACCCACAGGGGCTGTTCCAGGAACTCCCGCCCGCCGTGGATGCCGACGAGGTAAGATCCGACCGCGCCCAGTGTGCCAACAACCAGAATGGCCAGCTGGATATAGGCGAGTTTGACCGAGAAAATCTCACGTTCGGATTCCTCGGGGATCAGGTAATAGGCGGCACCGAAAAAGCCCAGCAGCAGCCAGACAATCAGCGCGTTGGTGTGCAGCATCCGCACGATGTTGAAGGGGAGCAGCTCGCTCAGCGTGTTGGGCCAGACATAGATCCAGCCGGCCAGAAGCCCGCCAAGGACCTGGATTGCAAACAGGCCCATTGCCACCATGAAATAGGCATAGGCCACCTTTTGTGATTGATACTTCATTGTTTTTCTCCCTCAGCCCGCGTCATTCGGAGGCCAGTTCTGGGTATCGGTCTGATCCGCCCAGCGCAGGAATTCAGAAAGGCCGCGCATTTCTTCCTCGGTGATCTCGAAATGCGGCATTTGGCGGCGGCCCTCGACACCGGACGGCTGGGCTTCCATCCAGCCATTCAGCATTTCATAGGCGTCCTCGGGTTCGTCCAGCACGCCCCAGCGGGTCATCACGTTGCCGACTTCAGGGGCGAAATAGGCGCCCTCGCCATGCAGGGTGTGGCAATTGATGCAGGAGTGACGCTCCCACACGTGTTTGCCCAGCCGCACCGCGTCGGTTAGTTCCATGCCAGCAGTGGAGGTCTTGACGATGTAGCGGTGGCTGTGCGCGGTCATGGCCACGAACACGACAACGAAGAACAAGGAGCCCCCGTAGAACACGTTCCTGGCCCGCGACTTAGTAAGTATCTCTGACATATCGCGGTCCTGAGTACAGTTGCGGATAGGGTCTGCCTAAACCCGCGCACCGCCGCGTATGTTGTTAAAGCGCAAAGACCGGACCCATTGCTGCACGCAAGATGCAAGAAAAGGAGGACACGCCATGCGACGCCCCGATTTCGACAACCCGGAATTGCCCCTGTCAGACCTGTTTCATCACTGGCCCGCCTGCGCGGCTGAGTTCATGCGCCGCCAGATGATCTGCCCCGGCTGCCCGATCGCCCCCTTTCACACACTGATCGACGCCTGTGAGGAATACGGGCTGGAGGAGATGGGTTTTCGCGAGCAATTGCGGGGGCTGGTGCAGGCCAAATAAAACTATTTTCAAGATATTGCTGCTGCTCTCTTGCAATCATGCATCGCATACCCCATCTCGGTCCAGCAAAGCTTCTTCTTAGACCTTCTGTTTCCTAACGGCCCCAGTTGTTCCTATGTCGACACTGGGCCGGGCTATCGCGTGTTGCGGATGGCATTTATCAAGGAGACGACACGATGGCCAATGGCACCGTGAAATGGTTCAACTCGCAAAAAGGTTTTGGTTTCATCGCGCCCGAGCAGGGATCGCGGGACATCTTTGTCCACATTTCCGCTTTGGAACGCGCTGGCATCCAGCAGCTTGACGATGGCCAAGCCGTGACTTTCGACATCGAAAGCGGCCGCGACGGACGTGAGTCCGCCAGCAATCTTGCGCTTGCGTAAGCCTTTGCAGGCATGAACTATTGACGGGAGCATTCTTGCGATGCCCCCGTTTCCTGCATCTGCCCTGTTTAACCTGCAGATGCGGTTCTCTTCCAAAAATTACCGAAAGAACAAACTTGATAGAAATCTCTTGGGGTTCTCCCATGACCATTTTCCTGCCCTCGGAAGGCCGGACACAAAAAATCTCGACGATTGAACAAGCCCACTTCTGGCTGCAGAAAGCCTGGCCGGTTTCTGATCAAAACAGAAACATCGCGCTTGAGAAAATTGATGCCGTCATGGACTGTCTCGCCCCCGTCGACGCCGCACGCGCAGCTTTCCTCTCTGCAGTTGATACAGCTGGGTTTCACCCGGAAACCCTTGCTGCTGCTTAGATCGCCGCGCCTCACGCATCGGTTCCTGCCGCAGCAGAGAAACAGCCAAAGCTGAGCGTTCGCCCGCGAGTGTAAACCCTGCCCCGAAATCAAACCAGTAAGAGTGACAACATGACTAAGCTGAAAATCGAGGGGCTGGGCCTGGCCGGATTATCCCGCAAGGAAACAGCGATCGAAAAGACGTCACGTGCAGCGCGTGAAATCCTCGACGACGAAAACGAGCTTCGGCGCAGAAAAATTGAGCGTCTTAAACGGACCCGGCTTCAATATGAGCACGGTAGTCAGCAGCCCGAAGACACTCAATAATAAAGACACCGGTCAAGAAGGCTCGTGCCTGCTGAACCTCGTGCCGTCTGAACACTGGGCATAGCCCGCCCACAGGCCGGCCAGGGCGGCAATCGCAGCGAATGGCCTGTGCAGTTTCTGGGTGCAGTTTACCTGCGCACCAACGAAACCTTCCCCGCTTGGCGTTCCGGCCTCTTGCCCTAAAAGTTACCTGCGCTGCCAGCGGGACACTTCCCGGTCTTTCAGCCGCCCCTACCCCTGCGCGCCGCTCAGGACCACCAGCCGGTGCGGGTCGGTGACAACGATATGCTTGCGGGTGGAATGAACAATGCCGTCCTTCTCCCAGGCCGACAGCAGGCGGCTGACGGTGTGCAGCGTGGTGCCGGTCATCTCGGAGATGTTGCGGCGGGTCACTGGAAAAGCGATCTCGATCCCCTCCTCCACCTTGCGGCCCGACTGGGTCACCATCCGCAACAGCGCCGCCGCCACCCGTTGCTCCACCGCTTGCGTCGCCAGTTCGGTGATCCTTGTCTGCATCTCGCCTAGGCGCTGGCCCAGCGTGTTGTAGCTCTCGGTGGCAAAGCCCTGGTACTTGGCGGTGAACTCGCCCCACAGCCGCACCGGCCAGGACAGCGCCAGCGATTCCGATGCCGCCACAGCCGTCGCCGGATAGGTGTCGCGGTTCAGAGCGGGCGCAATGCCGAACAGCTGGCCCGGCGAGATATGCAGCGCGATGATCTGCTCGCCGCCCTCGGTGGTTTTCACAACACGGATGTAGCCGTCCAGCAGCAGGTGGAAGCGGTCGGCGTCATGGCCTTCGTGAAAAACCTCATTGCCCTCGTCATAGCGCTTGGGCAGTGCTTGATTGAGGATCTCACGGATCTGGCCGCGCTCCAGGAGGCTGAAGGGCGGCAGCCCGGTCAGGAGGCTTTCGTCGAGCTTGGACAAGAATGCACCGCAAGTTTGCTGAAGGACAAAGAGATGACCCTGCCGTTATCGCATAGTGACGCCAGAGGAAACAACCGTGCGGGAAAAACGGGAACCCGGAATTGGGGGAGCCTCCCTCCTCCCTGCCCGCCGGTGCTGATCCACGGGGTTCGGCGAAAGATTGCGTCCCTTGCGCTGAACCGGCGGGCGGCACCTGACCAGTGCCGCCCGCCTTTCTTTGATTGGACACTTGGAGGCCGAAATGGCTGCGCGAACCGACTATTCTGGACCCGTCCTTTTTTCCTTTGGCTTCAGGCCGTTCTTTCTTGGGGCCTGCCTGTTTGCCCTGCTGGCGATCCCCGCCTGGCTGCTGATCTGGCAAGGCACGCTGGAGTACAGCGGACCGTTTCTGCCAACCGACTGGCACATTCATGAGATGATCTTTGGCTACGGCGCGGCGGTCGTGGCGGGTTTCCTGTTCACTGCCGTGCCCAACTGGACCGGGCGGATGCCTGCGCGCGGCTGGCCGCTGGCGCTGCTTTCAGGCCTTTGGCTGCTGGGCCGGATCGCCGCTGCCGGCTGGCTGGGGCTGCCGGCGCTTGGGGTGATGGTTGCGGACTGCGCCTTTCTGGCCGCTGTGGTTGTGATGATCGCGCGCGAAATCATCGCGGGTGAGAACTGGCGCAATCTTAAGGTGCTGGTGCCGATCACCCTGCTGGGGGTGGCCAATGCCTGCTTCCATATTGAGGCGATGACCGAGGGAGCGGCTGATATCTCGCGCCGTTTGGGAATTGCCGTGCTGATTTTTTTGATCATGCTGATCGGCGGGCGGATCATCCCCAGTTTCACCAGCAATTGGCTGGCCAAGCACGGCGCAGAGAAGATGCCGGTCCCATTCGGCAAATTCGATGCCGTGACCCTCGCGTCGGGTGCTGCCGCTTTGCTCGCCTGGACCGCAGCGCCCTGGGCTGCCGTCAGCGGTGTGCTGTTAATGGCTGCCGGGCTGCTGCACGTATTGCGATTGGCACGCTGGTGCGGGCTGGCCAGCCTTGGTGAGCCGCTGCTGTTCATGCTGCATGCGGCCTATGCGCTGGTGCCTGTAGGGCTGATTGCCGCCGCGGCAGTGCCATTTGGCTTGCTCGAACCCGCCGCAGCCGCGCATATCCTGGGTATCGGCGCCGTTGGCGGCATGACATTGGCCGTCATGATGCGCGCCACCATGGGCCACAGCGGCCGGCCGCTGGTTGCAGGCCCGGCTCTGACCGCAGCCTTTGCGCTGGTCATAGCGTCTGCCGCTTTGCGGGTTGCAGGCAGCACTGAACTGGCCGCGGGCTGGACCGGCATCACCGTTTCCGGAGGTTTATGGACCGCTGGGTTTGCGCTGATGGTGCTGAAAACCGGGCCTTGGCTGGCAACCCGGCGTGCGGGATCCAAGAAAGTGTCAGGAACGCAGGCCGAGCACCGGACCTAGAGCACAAATGAGGCCGTAAAGACGGCAAAGCTTACGCAAATTTAACGGCCTTCTCAGAGAGTGATATTCCGGGTAACTAGGCTTTGGATAGTGTGGGGAGGTCCTAAATGCAGTGGAAAGCTGCTGCCGCTGCTGTAGTGCCGCTGCTGCTATGGGCCGTCCAGAGCCTGGCGCAACCCGCCGGGCTTGAAGCATTCAAGCGGCCCGCTGCCGTGCCATTCCCAGAGGCTGCGCCCTACAGCCGTGAAATTGCCACCTTAGGCAAGATGCTGTTCTTTGATCCGCGCCTGTCCGGCGGCCAAAACATCAGCTGCTCAAGCTGCCACAACCCTTCTTTCGGCTGGGAAACCCCGGTTCCCAAAGCCATTGGCGCGGCAAACAAACCCGTGCGCCGCCATGCGCCGACACTCCTGAACGCGGCCTGGATCACCCCGCTGTTCTGGGACGGGCGCGCGGACAGCCTGGAAGCGCAGGCCATTGGGCCGATCACCGCTCCGGATGAGATGAACGCAACCTTTGACGGCATCACAGCCCGCCTGACTGCGGTGCATGAATACAAAACCTGGTTCGAGCGTCTGTTCCCCGGGCGGGGGATCAGCAAGGAGACCGTCCTAACCGCACTCGCCACCTACCAGCGCACGATTGTCAGCGGCGTGGCCAGTTTCGACCGCTGGGTAAGCGGGGATGCTGCTGCAGTGCCGGAGGCCGCCAAACGCGGCTTTGCACTGTTTAACGGACGGGCGAATTGCGTGTCCTGTCATTCCGGCTGGATGTTCACGGACAACCAGCTGCATGACATCGGAATTCAAACAACCGATCTTGGCGGCGGCGGCCTGACACCGCCGGACCCGGAGCTGAACTACCGCTTCAAGACCCCCGGACTGCGCAACATCGCTCTGCGGGCACCGTATATGCACGACGGTTCGCTCACCTCGTTGCGCGAGGTAGTCCGCCACTATGCCGGCGGCGGCGGCGCCAAGGCAACCCGAACGCCGGATATCGAAGGTTTTTTAGCCACCGAAGAGGAAATCACCGACCTGATCGCCTTTCTGCAGACGCTGACGGATACCGATACCAATGTGCCAACCCCTATTCTGCCGGCAAACTGATGCGCATGGCTGAGGGTCCCCGCTTATGAATATCAAACGCTCCACCGTGCTGCCGGTTCTGGTGATTGCGGTTGCGGCACTGCTTGCGGCGCTGCTGATCGGCAGCATGGCGATGTATGCCTCCAGCCGGAAAGATGCGGTGCTGGAAGCCTCGCTTGAGGTGACCCGGCGCGCCAGCGGCGTCAGCACCGGCATCACGGCCGCCGAAGTTTATGCCCAAGACGTTCTGGCGATGACGCGGCTGATCCCGCAGGAAGAAGTGGCCAGCCAGTTTCAATCTTACCTCAAGGAAATCAACCGCGATCTCAGCGCCTTGCTGAAGCAACCGCTGCCTGGCCCGCTGCGGGCCGAGGCTGAAACCCTGAATCATACGCTGACAGAGTGGTGCGAATTGGCGGTTGTGCTTTTGGGCATCAAACCTGCAAAGGACATTCCCACTCTAAGCACATTGATGATGAGCAGCGAGGCGGTTACCCGGCAAGCTGCCACCGTGACCGGCCTGGCGGCTGTGCATGCGGAACAGGCCGTTGCGGCGGCGAACCGGGCGTTGTCCCGTATTTTTGTTCTGGGGCTGACCGGCACTGCACTGCTTATGCTTGCAGCACTGATTTTTGCCATTCGCAAAGCACATGCCGTCTCCGGCGCGATGCAATTGGCGGCTTCCAAGCTGCGGCGGCTGGCAAGCCGGGAGCAATTTGCGCCTTCACAGGAAGCAAGTGAGATTTCTGCCGTATTTGCGGCGCTGAATACGCTGGAAACCAGTCTGGAGGAAAAGAAGCGGATCGCCGAGCGGCTGCAGCAGGAAAAAGCCCGGGCTGAAGCTGCCACCGAGACCAAATCCCGCTTCCTGGCAACCATGAGCCACGAGATCCGCACGCCTATCAACGGGGTTCTGGGGATGGCGGAAGTGCTGAATGAAACCAGCCTGACATCTGAACAGAAATCCTGCACCGGCACCATTCTGGCATCGTCCGAGGCGCTGTTGCGCATCGTCAACGACATTCTCGATTTCTCCAAGCTGGAGGCCGGAAAAGAGCAGATGCTGGAGCAGCCCTTTAACCTGCGCGATGTGATTTATGACGTCGCCACGCTGATGTCGCCCAGCGCATCCGCCAAGGGGCTGGAGATCTGTATCGACATCCCGGAGAACACGCCTGCCGTCTTTACCGGCGACAGCGGCCGGGTGCGGCAGATTCTGATGAACCTGGTGGGCAACGCGGTAAAGTTCACTCTGGAAGGTTACATCAGCATCACCCTGAACTACGACGCCAGCCATGCTATTCCTCTGTGCATCGATGTACGTGATACCGGGGTCGGCATCCCCGAAGGCAGCATCGGCCAAATCTTTCACGCTTTCGAGCAGGTCGAAAGCACCACCGCCCGGCGATTTGAGGGCACCGGTCTGGGCCTGGCAATCTCGTCGCGCCTGGCGCAGGCCATGGGCGGGCGGATTGATGTGAACTCTGAGGCCGGCACCGGGTCCTGCTTCACTGTTTGCCTGACGCTGCCGGTTGCGGCTCCGGCGTCCGCCCTTTCCCGGCCGCTTGCGGGCAAACTGGTGGCTGTGGCTGCGGATCTGGCCTTTGCCCGCGACGTGCGGCAGCGCCAGCTGGCTCTTTGGGGGGCAGACACAATCGCGCTTCACGGCATGGACGGTCTGCTGGAAAAAGTGGCCGCAATGGCTGCTGAACAGCGGCAGCCGGATCTGGTGCTGGTTGAAACCAGCCTGCCGCTGGAGCAAGCCAGAAGCCTGTGCCGGAACCTGCACAGTCTGCCAGGGTGCAGGGAAATGCCGATCATTTTCTGCACCGGCGGCCAGATGCTGGCCGAATATGAAGTGCTGAAGGAATGCAAGACATTGCGTGTGCTGATGAAACCGGCACGCAACAAATTGCTACTGCAGACCCTGCAGGAGGTCTTGAACATTGGTGTTCTGCCGGCCGCCGCAGAGCTGCCAAGCGCCGGACAGACAGCCGGGCAATTCAGCCACTTGCGCCTGCTGGCAGCAGAGGACAACCGTACCAACCAACTGGTTTTGCAGAAAATGCTGGCCCCTACCGGCATTCAGCTGACCATTTGCAGCAATGGGCAAGAAGCCGTGGATACATTTATCGCACAACGTTTCGATCTGGTGCTGATGGACATGTCGATGCCGGTGATGGATGGCCTTGAAGCCACCCGGCGCCTGCGGGCCTGGGAGCAGGAGAACGGCCGGGCGCCCTGCCCG
It includes:
- a CDS encoding CbbQ/NirQ/NorQ/GpvN family protein, producing the protein MNAMNMPSVPFYRPAGDECTVFEMAQANGLPLLLKGPTGCGKTRFVEHMAARLGLPLHTVACHDDLSAADLIGRYLLKGGETVWVDGPLTRAVREGGICYLDEVVEARKDVAVVLHPLTDDRRRLVIDRTGEELSAPKPFMLVASYNPGYQNILKKLKPSTRQRFLSISFDFPEATAETAVVASESGLDADRSAALVRLAGHIRKLSGMDLEEGVSTRLLIYAATLIAKGMSVERAVEAAIIEPLSDEADVSQALRDLAASVYG
- a CDS encoding cbb3-type cytochrome c oxidase subunit I — translated: MKYQSQKVAYAYFMVAMGLFAIQVLGGLLAGWIYVWPNTLSELLPFNIVRMLHTNALIVWLLLGFFGAAYYLIPEESEREIFSVKLAYIQLAILVVGTLGAVGSYLVGIHGGREFLEQPLWVKFGILVAAVIFLVNISLTVLAGRKTAITNILLMGLWLLSLLWIFAFINPDNLSLDKMYWWFVVHLWVEATWELVMAAILGYLMLKLTGVDREVVEKWLYVIVALALFSGILGTGHHFLWIGTPGYWQWVGSIFSTLEVIPFFAMMSFAFVMVWKGRKNHPNKAALLWSLGASTVAFFGAGVWGFLHTLHGVNYYTHGTQITAAHGHLAFYGAYVAMNLAMFTYAMPHLRNRDPYNQVLNMASFWLMTGGMAFMTFVLTFAGTIQTHMQRIVGDYYMDVQDQLGLFYLMRLGSGVVVVLGALLFIYATVVVRREVIKPGPAAVPGE
- a CDS encoding cytochrome c — protein: MSEILTKSRARNVFYGGSLFFVVVFVAMTAHSHRYIVKTSTAGMELTDAVRLGKHVWERHSCINCHTLHGEGAYFAPEVGNVMTRWGVLDEPEDAYEMLNGWMEAQPSGVEGRRQMPHFEITEEEMRGLSEFLRWADQTDTQNWPPNDAG
- a CDS encoding cold-shock protein, translating into MANGTVKWFNSQKGFGFIAPEQGSRDIFVHISALERAGIQQLDDGQAVTFDIESGRDGRESASNLALA
- a CDS encoding DUF982 domain-containing protein yields the protein MTIFLPSEGRTQKISTIEQAHFWLQKAWPVSDQNRNIALEKIDAVMDCLAPVDAARAAFLSAVDTAGFHPETLAAA
- a CDS encoding Crp/Fnr family transcriptional regulator, with protein sequence MSKLDESLLTGLPPFSLLERGQIREILNQALPKRYDEGNEVFHEGHDADRFHLLLDGYIRVVKTTEGGEQIIALHISPGQLFGIAPALNRDTYPATAVAASESLALSWPVRLWGEFTAKYQGFATESYNTLGQRLGEMQTRITELATQAVEQRVAAALLRMVTQSGRKVEEGIEIAFPVTRRNISEMTGTTLHTVSRLLSAWEKDGIVHSTRKHIVVTDPHRLVVLSGAQG
- a CDS encoding NnrS family protein, with translation MAARTDYSGPVLFSFGFRPFFLGACLFALLAIPAWLLIWQGTLEYSGPFLPTDWHIHEMIFGYGAAVVAGFLFTAVPNWTGRMPARGWPLALLSGLWLLGRIAAAGWLGLPALGVMVADCAFLAAVVVMIAREIIAGENWRNLKVLVPITLLGVANACFHIEAMTEGAADISRRLGIAVLIFLIMLIGGRIIPSFTSNWLAKHGAEKMPVPFGKFDAVTLASGAAALLAWTAAPWAAVSGVLLMAAGLLHVLRLARWCGLASLGEPLLFMLHAAYALVPVGLIAAAAVPFGLLEPAAAAHILGIGAVGGMTLAVMMRATMGHSGRPLVAGPALTAAFALVIASAALRVAGSTELAAGWTGITVSGGLWTAGFALMVLKTGPWLATRRAGSKKVSGTQAEHRT
- a CDS encoding cytochrome-c peroxidase: MQWKAAAAAVVPLLLWAVQSLAQPAGLEAFKRPAAVPFPEAAPYSREIATLGKMLFFDPRLSGGQNISCSSCHNPSFGWETPVPKAIGAANKPVRRHAPTLLNAAWITPLFWDGRADSLEAQAIGPITAPDEMNATFDGITARLTAVHEYKTWFERLFPGRGISKETVLTALATYQRTIVSGVASFDRWVSGDAAAVPEAAKRGFALFNGRANCVSCHSGWMFTDNQLHDIGIQTTDLGGGGLTPPDPELNYRFKTPGLRNIALRAPYMHDGSLTSLREVVRHYAGGGGAKATRTPDIEGFLATEEEITDLIAFLQTLTDTDTNVPTPILPAN
- a CDS encoding response regulator — protein: MNIKRSTVLPVLVIAVAALLAALLIGSMAMYASSRKDAVLEASLEVTRRASGVSTGITAAEVYAQDVLAMTRLIPQEEVASQFQSYLKEINRDLSALLKQPLPGPLRAEAETLNHTLTEWCELAVVLLGIKPAKDIPTLSTLMMSSEAVTRQAATVTGLAAVHAEQAVAAANRALSRIFVLGLTGTALLMLAALIFAIRKAHAVSGAMQLAASKLRRLASREQFAPSQEASEISAVFAALNTLETSLEEKKRIAERLQQEKARAEAATETKSRFLATMSHEIRTPINGVLGMAEVLNETSLTSEQKSCTGTILASSEALLRIVNDILDFSKLEAGKEQMLEQPFNLRDVIYDVATLMSPSASAKGLEICIDIPENTPAVFTGDSGRVRQILMNLVGNAVKFTLEGYISITLNYDASHAIPLCIDVRDTGVGIPEGSIGQIFHAFEQVESTTARRFEGTGLGLAISSRLAQAMGGRIDVNSEAGTGSCFTVCLTLPVAAPASALSRPLAGKLVAVAADLAFARDVRQRQLALWGADTIALHGMDGLLEKVAAMAAEQRQPDLVLVETSLPLEQARSLCRNLHSLPGCREMPIIFCTGGQMLAEYEVLKECKTLRVLMKPARNKLLLQTLQEVLNIGVLPAAAELPSAGQTAGQFSHLRLLAAEDNRTNQLVLQKMLAPTGIQLTICSNGQEAVDTFIAQRFDLVLMDMSMPVMDGLEATRRLRAWEQENGRAPCPVLALTANVLSTDEAACRAAGMVEFLSKPMRKQLLLEQIAKWTDTPSATDATLQARQA